Part of the bacterium genome is shown below.
GAAAACAGAGGCAGCCGGATTAAATGCTGGCTTAACGGAAAACTATATCTTGATGTTAATGATGATTCTTTCAAATCAGGAAAAGTCGGGCTCTGGTCCAAGGCTGATGCTGTAACCTATTTTGATGATTTTGAAATCAGTCAGGAGGAATCTGAATCCGGGTCTGAAGATGATTAATTGACAAATAAAACCTGTAAAAAATCCGGGGCGGGATTTGAGGTTATAACCGATTCTTTTGCCCCGGATAATCTTTTTTAACTTCATTTTTGAAAGGTTAATAATGAAGAAGGTTAAATTGATATTAATGTCTTTTTTTGTATTAGTTCTGACTTTTCAAAAGCAGGCACTTTCCCGCGACATAACTCTTTCCAAGTGCATTCAGAGTGCAAAAAACAATTTTTATCTTATAGAGGCCAACAAACATGCAGAAACTGCTGCGGAAAAAGCCTTTAAAGCAAAAAAATCCCTGTCCATGCCTCTTTTTTCCGGGGCATTAACTGCAGGCAAACATTATCTTGATTCTTACAATTTCAATCAGGAATCATCCCTGATTAATATTGACTGGGCAGTGGGAGACCTACTTTTAAAAACTTCTGAAGCTGATCTCCAGAATGTATTTATCAAAAGGGCTCAAAAAAAGGAACTTGTTCTTAGTATCACTAAAAGAACTGCTGAACTTTATTTTGTAATTTTACAAAAACAGAATCGTCTTGAACTATTACAAAAACGTCTTGCACTGCTTAAAAATCATTTTGATGTAGCTCACGCTTTATGGAAAGCAGGGAATAAAACTCAATTGGACATTCTGAGAACCCAGGCAGAAATATCAATTCTGCAGGAACAGATAGAAAAACAGAATATGGATATAGAAAATAAATGGCAGGAACTCGCTCTGCTTACAGGATATGATATTTCTGCAAAACCCAATCTTCTGCCCGTTGATATTGAAAGACTATGCACAGAGCCTTTGCCTTCTCTTGATAAAAACAGTTTTGAAAACCATCCTGCAGTTCAAAAATACTCTTTTATGATAAAAGCTGAGGATATTAAAAGAAAAGCTGTTTATGCCGGTCGCCTTCCACATCTCAGCATTTCAGGAGGGTACATTAATGACAGAGATCCTGCAGGTGACGGAAATTTCTGGCAGGTGGATGCCGGAATCAGCCTGCCTCTGTTCCGCTGGGGAGAGACCGGATATAAACGCCAAAAATATCAGGCAGCGGCTCGTTCCCTTACTGCCATGAAAATGAATACAGAGCGAGAACTTAAAATAAAAACCGTTCAGATTATTGAACGCCTGAAAAAAATAAAAAACATACTTGCTCTTCAACACACAAGGGAAATAACCTGCGAAAAAGCATTCAATTTTTCCAGAACGAGTTATGAAGCAGGACTTATCACAAACCTGGAGTACCTTGCAGCAGAACAGCAGTTTACTGAAACACAAATTGTCGTACAGGAGACCAGGCTTGAATACGTACTTAATTTGATTGATTTCTATATAATAACAGGACAAACAGAAAAAATTATGGCATTTTAGTAGTTATAATATTACTTATTAAATAATTTTAAAAAAGCATAAAGGTACAACCATGAAAAAATTTATTTTTCTTTTATTACCAATGATTATTTTTATCTCATCATGCAGAAACAGCCGCCAGGAGCTTTCTCAAACTGTTACTCCTCAAATACACATCAAGGCAGAGCCTGTTATCCAGGCTGATATTACTGATACCGTAAAAATCTACGGAGAAGTAAGACTGAGGAATGAAGCAATGCTGGCTTCCCAGTTTGACGGCAGATTAACTGAATTCTCTCTGCTTATTGGTGACAAGGTGAATAAAAAACAACAGGTTGGAATTATTATCCCTCCCAGGAGAGAAGCTCTTCTTCAGGTAATGAACCGGATAAGCTCTGATTTACGTCCAATGCTGAAAGAACAGATAAAATCCATACCCTTATCCAGTCCTGTGCAAGGTACTGTACTCGAAGTATTTCACCACAGCGGTGATGTGCTTCAAAAAGGGGAAACTATAGTACATATCGGAAATTTAAATACTCTGGATATATACGGTGATCTGCCCATAACCTACATAAACTCAGTTAAAAAATTAAAGAATATATCAGTTGAATTTGTCAATTTTTCCCATAAGCCGGTAATGGCTCCCATTGAAGCTGTAAACGGTAAAGTGGACAAGACAAAGCAAATCGTTATTTTAAGGCTCAGACTTGATAACCCGCACAGAGGATTCCGCCCCGGAATGCTTGTAACTTTAAAATTCCCGGGGAAATCTCACAAATCAGCTCTTTTAATACCGCGCGCTGCTCTTTTGGAAGAAGAAGGTGTTTACAATGTTTTTGTTGTTAAAGGAAATAAAGTTGAAAAACGTTTTGTCAAACCCGGAATTTTCAATAATAACAAGGTGGAAATACTATCCGGCCTGAAACAGGGAGAGCTGATTGCAACACAAAAAGCATACTCCTTAATTGACGGAATGGAGGTAATTGCCGAATGAAAGGATTATCCGGATTTGCAGTAAAAAACAAAGGAGCCGTAGTTTTTACAGCTCTTCTGCTCTCTTTAATTGGATTTTATCTGATTTACGAAATCCCTGAAGGCGTTTTCCCTGATGCTACTTTCCCCAGAATTGCAGTAATGATTGACTATGGTCTGGCTCCTCTTAAGCAGATGGAAATGGAAGTTGCAAAACCAATTGAAGAGGCTGTAATGATGGTAGAAGGAGTACGCATTGTCCGTTCTTCCATCAGCAGGGGCTCTGCGGAAGTAAACATTGATTTTCAATGGAACCAGGATATGTTCCGCGCTTACCAGCTTGTGCAGGCGCAGGTCAGCGGTATCCAGAACCAGCTGCCAAAGGGAGTAAAACTGGAAGTACGGCGTTTTACAACCAGCACCTATCCTGTAGCAGGATTCAGCCTGACATCGGACAAACTTGATCTTCTGCACCTGCGTGACCTTGCCATATATACTATCCGTCCGCAACTTGCAAGTATTCCCGGTATCTACAACATTGAAGTAATGGGAGGAAAAGAGAGGGAATACTGGGTCAACCTTGATCCTCAGAAACTTGCCGCATTAAAACTTGATTACAAAACTATTGAAGATGCTCTGCAAAAATCAAATTCCTTAAAATACGTGGGCAGGCTTAACGAATCGAACAAACTGTATCTGAATATAGCTGACAACCGTTTTTTAAATATTAATGATATTAAAAATACAGTTATCGCACGGCGCGGTGCAACTCCGGTCTATCTGTATGAAATAGCTGATGTTAAACCAGCACTGAAAGAGACATTTCTTGCATGCGAAAGCGATCTTAAACCTGCGGTACTTGTAACAATAATTAAGCAGCCTGGAACAAACGCAGTATCTATAATGAAAGAGGTAGAGAAACGCTGGGATGACCTGAAATCAAATGTACTGCCTGCAGACGTAAAGGTTAAAAAATGGTACGATATGACAGACTTTATCCGGCGGTCAATGCACAACGTCCGCGATGCTATATTTCTCGGCGCTTTACTGACAATTCTTATTCTGCTCCTCTTTTTACGCCGGATACGGATTACGCTTGTTACTGCTGTAATTATACCTATTGCTCTTTTAATCACGTTCATTTTTATTAAGATGATCGGAGCCAATTTAAATTTAATGAGTCTCGGCGGTCTGGCAGCAGCAATCGGAATTCTGGTGGATAATGCAATTGTTGTTGTAGAAAATATTGAGCGTTATCTTGAGGAAGGGCATCAGCGGACAGACGCTGTAATTGAGGCAACAAAAGAAATAATTCCTCCTCTTCTCGGAGCCACCCTTACTACACTTGTTGTTTTCATTCCTCTGGTATTTTTATCAGGCGTGCCCGGTATCTTTTTCAGAGCACTGGCCTCCACTCTCGCTATTGCTATTTTTGT
Proteins encoded:
- a CDS encoding efflux RND transporter periplasmic adaptor subunit — translated: MKKFIFLLLPMIIFISSCRNSRQELSQTVTPQIHIKAEPVIQADITDTVKIYGEVRLRNEAMLASQFDGRLTEFSLLIGDKVNKKQQVGIIIPPRREALLQVMNRISSDLRPMLKEQIKSIPLSSPVQGTVLEVFHHSGDVLQKGETIVHIGNLNTLDIYGDLPITYINSVKKLKNISVEFVNFSHKPVMAPIEAVNGKVDKTKQIVILRLRLDNPHRGFRPGMLVTLKFPGKSHKSALLIPRAALLEEEGVYNVFVVKGNKVEKRFVKPGIFNNNKVEILSGLKQGELIATQKAYSLIDGMEVIAE
- a CDS encoding TolC family protein; the encoded protein is MKKVKLILMSFFVLVLTFQKQALSRDITLSKCIQSAKNNFYLIEANKHAETAAEKAFKAKKSLSMPLFSGALTAGKHYLDSYNFNQESSLINIDWAVGDLLLKTSEADLQNVFIKRAQKKELVLSITKRTAELYFVILQKQNRLELLQKRLALLKNHFDVAHALWKAGNKTQLDILRTQAEISILQEQIEKQNMDIENKWQELALLTGYDISAKPNLLPVDIERLCTEPLPSLDKNSFENHPAVQKYSFMIKAEDIKRKAVYAGRLPHLSISGGYINDRDPAGDGNFWQVDAGISLPLFRWGETGYKRQKYQAAARSLTAMKMNTERELKIKTVQIIERLKKIKNILALQHTREITCEKAFNFSRTSYEAGLITNLEYLAAEQQFTETQIVVQETRLEYVLNLIDFYIITGQTEKIMAF